In Deltaproteobacteria bacterium, the genomic stretch GGCTGGGCAGATGGGCTGATTTTGCCTTGGCGACCTCTTTGCTGGCCATCATTTCCTCATATTTCAGTCGAGCCAGATCCGGTCGATGCTCCACGGCTTTCTGCAGCCAATCCTCTAGGGAGTTTTGCAACTGGCGCTCTGCTTGCGGAGATGGTGGCAGGCGGAACACCTGGTGTACTCTTAAGCCCATGGCGGCGCTCAGAGCAGCGCGGGCAATTTCCAGTTCACTCTGCGCCTGCAATCTTTCCTGCTCCACCTGGGCCAGACGAACCTCGGCCCGCAGCAGGTCACTTTTCAACACCAGGCCGCTGGCGTGACGAGAACGGATCAGTTTCAGGTGGGCTCGAGCTGTTTTCAAGGCCTGCTCTACAACTCTGACATTCTCTTGGGCCAGCTGGACGCCGGCGTAGGAAAATACGGTTTCAGCAATAACCTGCTGCCTGGTTCGCGTTGCTGCCATAATAGCTGCCTGCTGATTAAGCTTGGCCTGGCTGAGACCAATCCAGGACTGGCCGCTATCAAATACCGGCAGGGTAACAGTGAAGTTGGTGGCGAAATTGTTTATGGCGTTTGGATTGTTGAGTCTGTCAACCTCGAAGTCTTTCTGCTCGAATACTCCCTGATTGAGTTTAGAGCTGAAAACACCAACGGGACTGTCCGTTCTGGTAAAATTTTCGCTGACCTCGAGTTGGGGCAGCAAACCAGAGCGAGCCTCTTTTACGCGGGCCCCGGAGGCATCAAGCAGAGATTGGGCAGCAGTGATCTTCGGGTTATACCGCAGGGCCATCTGGATAGCTTCCTGCAGGGTCAGTAAAGAATAACTGGTGCTGGAGCCTGCGGTTTGCCCTGTCCATCCCGGCTGAGAGCTGCTGAACTGCAGGCA encodes the following:
- a CDS encoding TolC family protein, yielding MIRYLSKTWFWFSIFVCLQFSSSQPGWTGQTAGSSTSYSLLTLQEAIQMALRYNPKITAAQSLLDASGARVKEARSGLLPQLEVSENFTRTDSPVGVFSSKLNQGVFEQKDFEVDRLNNPNAINNFATNFTVTLPVFDSGQSWIGLSQAKLNQQAAIMAATRTRQQVIAETVFSYAGVQLAQENVRVVEQALKTARAHLKLIRSRHASGLVLKSDLLRAEVRLAQVEQERLQAQSELEIARAALSAAMGLRVHQVFRLPPSPQAERQLQNSLEDWLQKAVEHRPDLARLKYEEMMASKEVAKAKSAHLPSLHFTGNYQINTEDFSNSEDNYSVGATLSLNLYSGYNLQARVAEARARLAQMQAKRQQLELGIAVETRRSYLEAQSSWQCMQVARGAIAQAEEGLRIVSNRYKNGLNTIVNLLDAEVALQQARRNYSRARHDYTVARARLALAAGTLQENFH